A genome region from Erigeron canadensis isolate Cc75 chromosome 3, C_canadensis_v1, whole genome shotgun sequence includes the following:
- the LOC122593100 gene encoding probable NAD(P)H dehydrogenase (quinone) FQR1-like 3: protein MAITKIFIIYYSLHKHVEYMAREIQRGANSIEGIEATLWQVPETLPSLVLQKMKAPPKPDDVPVIKPEQLIEADGFLFGFPSRFGVMAAQCKAFFDATINLWETQALAGKPAGIFWSTGFHGGGQELTALTAVTQLAHHGMLFVPLGYTFGSGMFEIDEVKGGSSYGAGTYAGDGTRQPTELELQQAFYQGKYVSEITKKLSRN from the exons ATGGCAATCACCAAGATTTTTATAAT TTATTACTCGCTGCATAAACATGTGGAGTATATGGCTAGAGAAATACAACGTGGAGCCAATTCGATTGAAGGAATTGAAGCAACGCTTTGGCAG GTGCCTGAAACGTTGCCAAGTTTGGTACTTCAAAAGATGAAGGCTCCTCCTAAACCAGATGATGTGCCGGTGATTAAGCCAGAACAGCTGATAGAAGCTGATGGATTCCTATTTGGATTCCCTTCTCGTTTCGGTGTAATGGCAGCCCAATGTAAAGCTTTCTTTGATGCAACTATCAATCTGTGGGAAACTCAAGCACTTGCTGGTAAACCGGCTGGCATTTTCTGGAGCACCGGTTTTCATGGTGGAGGCCAGGAACTTACAGC CTTAACAGCGGTAACACAATTAGCGCATCATGGGATGCTATTTGTACCTCTTGGATACACATTTGGGAGTGGAATGTTTGAAATAGATGAGGTCAAGGGTGGATCCTCTTATGGTGCAGGAACATATGCGGGTGATGGAACTCGACAGCCAACTGAATTAGAACTCCAACAAGCTTTTTATCAAGGTAAGTATGTTTCCGAAATTACCAAAAAGCTTTCCagaaactaa
- the LOC122592639 gene encoding uncharacterized protein LOC122592639 has translation MRTKMMNKYFDVSQHSIPHSPCSSSCSQTLASIVSTRRRGLTHLALAYRHAHRSAVFGTKLTSLESLKKSRPIKRAVSASLDAEFSDAELSKKIQELALQFQVSEDVENKDNHNSLESSNWPGDMISASIERKANSVDLPFSLRIIKKKKQWQEGLIAASESAYCSVKKAFSSMVFIIRELQSYTLQMREILYYEDLQDILVRVQQEMNASFVWLFQQVFSQTPTLMVYVMILLANYSVHSMSNNFAIAATQPPATMESVTERKSDNAHTQFESSAIKTFSASSGGNGKTTSIGGNNGGGGKSRAVASGTEGDGKFDETFVSSSSIMNPTRTSEESVSGRVGKTAQDEELWDSVVNEADKMQGGLDHETMKQFVSPVKVEIEEEDVDDYYKTEMLYQTGLSQEPDNPMLLANYAQFLYLVARDYDRAEDYFKRASMVEPKDAEALNKYASFLWQIRKDLWAAEETYLEAISADPNNSYYAANYAHFLWNTGGEDTCFPLDSQENDFSSEL, from the exons ATGAGAACTAAAATGATGAACAAATATTTTGATGTTTCACAACATTCTATTCCACATTCCCCTTGTTCTTCTTCATGTTCACAAACACTTGCATCAATTGTGTCTACAAGACGTCGAGGTTTGACTCACTTAGCTCTTGCATACCGACACGCTCATCGGTCAGCGGTATTTGGGACTAAGTTGACTAGCTTGGAGTCATTGAAAAAGTCTCGACCGATCAAACGGGCTGTTTCTGCTAGCTTAGATGCAGAGTTTTCGGATGCAGAATTGTCGAAAAAGATTCAAGAATTGGCTCTTCAGTTTCAG GTTTCGGAGGATGTTGAAAACAAAGACAATCACAACAGTCTAGAATCGTCAAACTGGCCGGGTGATATGATTTCAGCGAGTATAGAACGAAAAGCAAATAGCGTTGATTTGCCATTTTCGCTAcgaataataaaaaagaaaaaacaatggCAAGAGGGATTGATAGCAGCAAGTGAATCCGCTTATTGTTCAGTTAAAAAAGCTTTTTCATCAATGGTGTTTATAATTCGAGAGCTACAAAGTTACACGCTCCAAATGAGagaaatattatattatgaaGATTTACAAGATATCCTTGTTCGAGTTCAACAAGAAATGAATGCATCTTTCGTTTGGTTATTCCAACAAGTGTTTTCTCAAACCCCGACTTTGATGGTGTATGTGATGATCCTTTTAGCAAATTATAGCGTTCATTCGATGTCAAACAATTTTGCTATAGCTGCAACCCAACCTCCCGCCACCATGGAGTCTGTTACGGAGCGTAAAAGTGATAACGCTCATACTCAATTTGAGTCTTCAGCAATAAAAACATTTTCCGCCAGTTCAGGTGGAAATGGTAAGACCACCTCAATTGGCGGAAACAATGGGGGAGGGGGGAAGTCCCGGGCCGTTGCCAGTGGGACAGAAGGTGATGGGAagtttgatgagacttttgtcTCATCTAGCTCAATAATGAACCCGACCCGAACTAGTGAAGAGTCTGTTTCGGGTCGGGTTGGGAAGACGGCCCAGGACGAGGAATTGTGGGATTCGGTTGTGAATGAAGCTGATAAAATGCAAGGTGGGTTGGATCATGAGACAATGAAACAATTTGTGTCTCCGGTGAAAGTGGAAATTGAAGAGGAAGATGTAGACGATTATTATAAGACGGAAATGTTATATCAAACCGGTTTGTCACAAGAACCCGATAACCCCATGCTTCTTGCCAATTATGCTCAGTTTCTCTACCTTGTTGCACGTGATTATGATAG GGCAGAGGACTACTTCAAACGGGCTTCTATGGTTGAACCCAAGGATGCAGAAGCACTAAATAAATACGCAAGTTTTTTGTGGCAAATACGAAAAGACTTGTGGGCTGCTGAAGAGACTTATTTGGAAGCGATATCGGCTGATCCTAACAATTCTTATTACGCTGCCAATTATGCACATTTCTTATGGAACACGGGCGGTGAAGACACTTGCTTCCCTCTTGATTCGCAAGAAAATGATTTTTCGAGTGAATTGTAA
- the LOC122594202 gene encoding 60S acidic ribosomal protein P0-like: MAVLKSTRMQKKVNYDAKLSKLLDHYTQILIVGADNVGSNQLQHIRQGLRGDSIVLMGKNTMMKRTIRVHAEKTGNKDILNLIPLLVGNVGLVFTKGDLKEVSDVVAKYKVAAPARVGLIAPIDVVVPPGNTGLDPSQTSFFQVLNIPTKINKGTVEIITPVELIMKGDKVGSSEAALLTKLGRKPFSYGLIVQSVYENGSVFSPEVLDLTEDDLAEKFANGLSEVAAFSLAINYPSLAAAPHLIINSYKNLLSLAVATEYSFKYADKVKDYLKDPSKFKVAAAPVSAGGSSASAAGVEKEQKKEEPEESSEEEGGLMGLFD, translated from the exons ATGGCAGTATTAAAGTCGACCAGAATGCAAAAGAAGGTGAACTACGATGCTAAACTCAGCAAACTTCTCGATCATTATACGCAAATACTTATCGTTGGCGCGGACAATGTGGGTTCGAATCAGCTACAACACATAAGGCAGGGATTGAGAGGTGATTCCATTGTTTTAATGGGTAAGAATACTATGATGAAGAGGACTATTAGGGTCCATGCTGAAAAGACTGGCAACAAAGATATTCTTAACCTTATTCCTCTTCTTGTG GGGAATGTTGGATTGGTTTTTACAAAAGGCGATCTCAAGGAAGTGAGTGATGTTGTTGCTAAGTACAAG GTTGCAGCACCTGCAAGAGTTGGTCTTATTGCACCAATTGATGTTGTTGTCCCTCCCGGGAACACTGGTTTAGATCCTTCACAAACCTCGTTCTTCCAG GTGCTCAACATTCCTACAAAGATTAACAAAGGAACAGTAGAAATAATAACCCCAGTGGAGCTCATTATGAAGGGTGATAAGGTCGGTTCATCAGAAGCCGCACTTCTTACTAAACTTGGAAGAAAGCCTTTCTCATATGGGCTCATTGTTCAATCTGTTTATGAAAACGGGTCAGTGTTCAGCCCAGAAGTGCTTGACCTCACAGAAGACGATCTTGCTGAAAAGTTCGCTAATGGGCTTTCTGAAGTTGCTGCATTTTCATTAGCCATTAACTACCCTTCATTAGCTGCAGCCCCACATTTGATCATTAATAGTTATAAGAACTTACTATCTTTGGCCGTAGCTACTGAGTATTCATTTAAATACGCCGATAAAGTTAAGGACTATTTGAAG GATCCAAGCAAATTTAAAGTTGCGGCTGCACCAGTTTCTGCTGGCGGATCAAGTGCATCTGCAGCAGGTGTTGAAAAGGAACAAAAGAAGGAAGAACCAGAAGAATCATCTGAAGAGGAAGGGGGTCTAATGGGCTTGTTTGATTGA